CCTTTTAAATAAGAGAATATAGAACGAGCTAGTAAGCTTATCCTAAACAAAGATCGGGATTCCCATTGTTCTGCAAGGTTTTCTTGAGCACGTTCAAAATCACCTTTTGCTTTTATAACTAGACACTCGAACATTTTTTGTAAAATAGGACTAATTGTATCTTTAAAGGCTTGTTCTGTTGTATTTTTATATAAAAGTTCTAGTAATAATAAAAAATCGGATTGAGATCGATTTTTTTCTTCATTACAAGTTTTGTAAAGCTCTAGATAAGCTTCTTTAATTTTCATTTCCTCAGCAACAAGACATTGTCCTCCGCTACCAAAAATAAGGGTTAATAATCCTTTGAAAAGGTTTCTAGATTGTTTTGATGCGGTTTTCTCTTGTAATAAACCCTTATTTTTTAAAAGCATTTTACAAATATTTTGCTTAAAAAATAAAAGTTCTTTTCGAGGGGTATTTTCTAAAAGCTTGACTAACCACTCTTTTGCCATTTGTTTTGCTCGAGGCAGTTGATCTTGGCGATATACCTCCTTTTCTTCTTCTGAGACCACATCTTCAGGATATTTATTGGCGGTTCTTCCTGATGTAAATCACTCCAAACTTTTTGGAATTGCTCAAGACTAGTTATTGAAGGTAAGGACTTTTTTGTTTTTATCGTCGTCTTATAATACTCTGTGGATAAAAGACAATATAACCCAAATAAAGCAAAACCAGTACTTAAGTAGCTTCTTGTTGCTATACCAACCATTAATCCAGAAAAAGGGCTAATGTATTTGGCCCTTTCAACCTTGAAGTGCACAAAAAAGAACATATAAATACTTGAAAAAACATCTATTGTGCACCCGAGCATAGCATGTTTGTAGATAATCTCGTAAACACTTCTAGTGGAGTTTCGAAGTTGAGAGCCTTTCTAGGTCTGTTATTTAGTAAAGTTTCCACCCTTTCTATATCCTTGGAAGTCGTATCTAAAAAGCTTTGTGTTTTAGGAAAATATTGCCTAACTAGTCCGTTTGTATGCTCATTTAAGCCTCTTTCCCAAGAATGGTAGGGCGTTGCAAAGTAGAAGTCTGTCTCTAGCTCGAAACTAACCATTTGGTGATAGGCAAATTCTTTTCCGTTGTCTGCTGTTAATGTGTGTACAAAATCTTTGATAGGTTTAAGTTGTTCAATTAACGCTTGACTTACTTCCTCTGCAGTTTTATGAGAAACTTTGGCGAGCTTAGTTAGCTTGGAAGTTCTTTCTACCATTGATACAATTACGCCTTTATGTCCTGCCCCTATGACTGTATCTAGTTCCCAGTCTCCTAAACGAGTCTTTTTTTCTACAATACAAGGCCGTTGCTTAATATCTATACGACCAGGCATGTTCCCTCTTCCAGAAGCTCCCTTTCTCTGCTTGTTATATTTTTTCCCTCGATGACGGAGCTCTCTATAAAGCTGTCCTCCCTGTCGTTTATCTTTCCAGATATGATTATAGATGGTCTCATGACTAACATGTTCTTTACCATGTCTTTTAAGCCATCCGGATATTTGTATAGGGCTCCATTGCAACTTGATTTTTTCTTCAATACGGGTAACTATTTGAGGAGTCATTTTTTTATTGGGCTGAGAATTTTTTCTAAGAAATGCTTTTTCTTGAGCTTGCTGATGACGGTATCCTCGTTGCCCTTTATTTCTCTTAAGTTCCCTACTAATAGTGCTATGATGAACTTTTAGAATGTTTGCTATTGAGCTAGATGTATCTCCTCTAGCTTTTAAAATATAAATCTGACATCTTTGGTCATAGGTTAGGTGATGGTAGCCTTTAGGCAAGGTCTCTCCTTGTGTTTGATTGTTAAAAATCACAATAGAGATTCTTTCATCGCCTGCCTATTCTTTTTTTAATTCTTCTGTGCACTTCAAACTTGAAAAGACTACAGATAGAAAAGCAGGAAGAAGTGATTATCTTAAGTATAACATCTCTATTAAGCACCTTTGACAAAATAGTCGAGCAAGTAGAAAAACTGGAAATGCTTAAGAGCCTGTTTAAAATCTTTTCAAAATTAGAGCAATAAAAGCAAGAACCACCATATTCAGGCTTGTATGTAGTTTTCTTTCGCAATTTTTCCATAGCCTGCGACATTTTTCTATCCACGCAAAAGAACGCTCTACAACCCATCTTTTGGGAATAACTGTAAAAGTATGAAGTGTATTTCTTTTGGCTATTTCTACTATACATCCTAATATCTCCTGCACACTCTTTGCAAATTTTTCTCCAGAATATCCTCCATCTGCTAAAACATTTTTTACACCGAACAAATGGTTTTTATGTAGTGAAAATGCTTCTATACACCCATTTCTGTCAGTGATATTAGCGGTGGTAATGTGAATCGCATGAGGAAGCCCTTGGCTATCGACTGCTATATGTCTTTATATTTTTTTCCCTGCATCATATCCTTTCTTCTCCGCTGTATCAGTATTTTTAATACTTTGAGCATCAATAATTACAAAGCTTGTTTTCTCTTTCCGACCACTGCTTTTTCTGACCTCGCCAACCAATTTTTTTTAAAACTATTTCAAGAATACTCTTAGAATTTTTATCATCTTTTTTATTCCAAAGAGGGAAATAATAATCACATAATTCCCATTTAGGATATTCTATGGGTAACATACGCCACTGGCAACCACTTTTTAAAATGTACAAAATTCCACAAAAAATATCATATAGATCAACTCTTCGTGGACGTGTTTTTTTGTGTGTAGACTCAAGTATTAGATGGATTTTGCTAAATTGTTTACGAGAAATATCGCTTGGATAAGAGCGGGTCATAACTACCTCCAAAGGTTTTATGAAAACTATCATTATACCTTAATGAGAAGATTTTAAACAGGCTCTAAGACTGGTCAGTCAAGATAAAGAAGTAAAGCAGCTCATGACAATTCCTGGCATAGGACCTGTAACAGCATGAACCTATAAAACAGAAATTTTTGATCCAGCCCGCTTCAAAGACTCTAAATCAGTAGGAGTTTATCTTGGTATGACTCCCAAACAATATGCCTCTGGATAAGTGCAAAGACAGGGAAGAATTTCGAAATGTGGATCCAATGAACTTAGGTCCTTGTTAGTTGAGGCTGGAATGGTAATGCTCACACAAAGTAAGAAATGGAGTAAAGTGAAAGCTTGGGGTTTAAAAATTATGCGAAAAAAAGGGATGAAGAAAGCCACTTTAGCAGTAGGTAGAAAGTTATCCATGATCATGCACAAGATGCTGATCGAACAAAAAGAATTTATTTATGGCGAGCCAAAAATAGCTTAAAACACATCTTTTTAGAAATAGAAAAGTACATTAGGAAAAGCAGCTAAAATTTTTGTAGGAGAAAAACCGAAGAAATAGGCAAAGACGAAAAGAAGTTGGCTCTTAGAAGCCGTAATAGACATTAGACCTCTTTCAAAACCCATTAACATAGCTCCAGATTATAAATGCCCGCAATTAGATTGAACCGAAGACCAAACCTTTTTCGTCTATTTCTATAACGATCAGCTAAAATTTTGAATCGCTTAAGCAGACCAATAGCATTTTCATTAATTACACGTTCTTTGGAAAGGAATTGATTATTTTTTTTGTCTTGTTTTGTTAAAGGATTTTTCTTGCTTCTTCTTTTAGGCATTTGGGTTTTAGCATGAAGCTTTTTAAGTCCTCAATACCCTCCATCTGTTAGAAGGTTTATTTCGGAATGAAACTTGATTTTAGAATCCTTAAATATCCTAAAATCATGTCTTCTACCTTTGGAAAAAAAGGTACAAATAATCTTTTTTGTGTCCTTGCTCATTACAAGCTGCATCTTTAAGGTGTGCCTTTTCTTCTTCCCTGAGTAAAAATGTTTTTGTTTTTTTTAGGGCTCTCTATGGGTGTTTCTGTGGCATCTATTAAAATAACATCATATTCCATATCGCTTTTTAATAGCTCTTTACGTCCAAGCAGTGCAAATAGGGGATGTTTTATCAGGGTGTATTCTACCCATTTTATTGTTTTATAAGCTGTACTTTCACTGATATTATAGCTCTGGCTTATGTGAAAATAGGTTCTATACTCTCTTAGATACTCTAAGGTCATCAGTAACATGTCTTCTATTTTTAATTTATTGACGCGGCCTCCTCGGGCTTTTTTCTCTTTGTGACTTATCTCCAAAATCAAGCTCATTTGATCAAATGTGCTACGTTTTACTCCGGTTAATCTTCGGAATTTCTCGTTGTCTAAACTTTTTGCTTTTTCAAATTTCATCATGCCCTTACGTATTTTTAAGGGCATTATTTTATACAAGGGCTTTTTTATTTCCTAGTTTTGAAAGAGCTCTAATGTAAACGAGTATATAGTAGTGCCAATTCAAACGGTTAGCTTAATGGGGTTCAAGTCAACGACTTGAAACTTGTCGTTAATCCTATATTTTTCTATACGATTGAATCGGAACTACTATATATCATCAAAAATTGGTAAAAAGAACCAAAAATTTTTAGAATTAATCCATTCCATCACACTTTGGGACTAAACATAATTATAATTGCATCTATATGTCGTTTAGAGGGTATTCTTTAAAAAATAAATATTTATAAATTCTTAATTTGAAACGAGATTAGGATAACTGATGTAATCTAGAAGCTTATAAAGAGCCAATCAATGTAAATCCGATTAAGATTTCGGGGTTTTCTTTCTTTACTACTTGCATGCTTTTATCATAGCTCTGATCCTGTTGAAAACCTATTAATAAAACATGACTATTTCGTACCTTCTTTAAAAAAAATCGTCTATGTGGCACCTGTAAAATTTTACTTATTTCTTTTGCTAGTAAAATGGATAGTCTTTTGTGTTTGCATAAATTAGGTATAATATAATCAGGCAAGGAGAAATCCAATCTTATATATTGATAGGCCATAAGAGCTGCTACAGCTGGAATTCTATAGTGTTGCCCCTTAAGAATCTTTTCTAATAAAGCATAAAGGGGCCCTCTTTGCTCACTGACATATGCTTGTTTTATGTTGGTTTGATGCGTGCAAGATAAACAATAGGGCTCATAGGAAGCAGAAAAACAACAAGAACACCTCTCTTCTTTCTCTAAAATATTGATTAAATCAAAACACTCTTCGCAAAAGATGTGTCTTTTAGAATTACAGAGTTTATGACAATAGATACAAATAGAAGGATAACAGATCTGTTGAATGGCCCTGCTTAAATTTTTTAAAAGAACTTTCATTACAATACTCTTAAAAGAAAGATCTCTTAACTGGATTTGTTTCAGTTAAGATATCTTTTTAACTAATCATCGATTTTACAACAACTTGTTTTGTTTCTAAGAGCCTGTTTAAAATCTTCTCATTAAGGCATAATGATAGTTTTCATAAAACCTTTGGAGGTAGTTATGAACCGCTCTTATACAAGCGATATCTCTCGTAAGCAATTTAGCAAAATCCATCTAAATACTTGAGTCTACACGCAAAAAAACACATCCACGAATAGTTGCTCTATAGGATATTTTTTGTGGGGTTTTGTACATTTTAAATGGATGTATAGAAGTATTTTCACTACATAAAAACTATTTGTTCGGTGTAAAAAGTGTTTTAGCAGATGGAGGATATTCTGGAGAAAAATTTGCAAAGAGCGTGCAGGAGATATTAGGATGTATAGTAGAAATAGCCAAAAGAAATACACTTCATACTTTTACAGTTATTCCCAAAAGATGGGTTGTAGAGCGTTCTTTTGCGTGGATAGAAAAATGTCGCAGGCTATGGAAAAATTGCGAAAGAAAACTATACTCGTTTACATTCAAATTAAGAGCTTGAATATATAAAAATTTTTATACAAAAGATAACATCTTCTTGCAAGATAGAGCAGTTTTTTCAAAAAAACCTAGTTATACAATTCTTAATTTGAAATCAAACTAGTATACATACAAGCCGGAATATGGTGGTTCTCGCTTTTATTGCTCTACTTTTGAAAAGATTTTAAACAGGCTCTAAGTGTTTAGTCCCAAAGTGTGATGGATTGGGTTAATTCTAAAACTTTTTGGTTTTTTTTGCCAACTTTTGATAATATGCTCAAATGGTGTCAATCCTTTTAGAGCTTTCAATCTTTTCGCAAAGTTATAGGCATTTAAAAAATTATATAAATGCTCTTTTAACTGCTGATGAGTTTGGTAGTAGTATCTTTTCAACCTCAATGTTGAGTTTATCTCTTTGTTTTTCAAATAGATAAACGGATTTTTCTAGGTAAAAATCCTAAAAGCTATAAGGATTGAATCGAATAAGAAAAAACACACTGGTTTTATGAAAATGAAATACAAAGAAACAGGTGACTTATAGATAGATACATATAGTATTAGTTGTTTATAATTATTAACTTAGAAATATTTCTTGTGTAGAGTAATTGGGGATTATTTATTGACTAAAACCCAAAACTGAGGTTTTCACGGTAGCCTCTTTAAGGGTTCTGTTCATCCGTTCAACTTGGCCATTTGTCCATTCAATAGCTACAATGAGATAAAGTTTTCCTTCTTGGGTACGCACTTCAGCAATATCAATAGGAATATACATGCCATAATTGCACACAAAGAAGGGGTTGCTCCTTAAACGGAGTAGGTTAAACTCTCCAATATAAACGAGATTTTTTCAAATCTCAAAACCGCTCATTAAAGAGCAAAAAAATGAGGAGCAACCCATGAAGCATTATATTGGATTAGATGTATCAATGAAAAGAACTTTTATCTGTGTATTAAATGAACAAGGTAAGATTGTCCATGAAGGTTCAGAAAAAACAGATCCTGATTTACTAGCAGATTATTTTTCCAAAAGAGATTTTCAAGAAATCGTTGTTGGCTTTGAAAGTGGATGTTTATCTCATTACCTAGTCACAGGATTTAGAAAAAGAGCTATAGATCCCCTATGTATGGATGCAAGGAAGCTGAGTACGATTCTTGCTTTGAAAATAAATAAGACAGACAAAAATGATGCACGAGGAATCGCAGAAGCCCTTCGATCAGGTATGTATACACGAGTACACTGTAAGCCCCAAGATTCAGTAGAAAAAAGCATTTTGTTAGTTTCCAGAAGAGCGCTAATTAAACAGCAAACGCAGTT
This is a stretch of genomic DNA from Candidatus Rhabdochlamydia oedothoracis. It encodes these proteins:
- a CDS encoding transposase, producing MFDPARFKDSKSVGVYLGMTPKQYASG
- a CDS encoding IS30 family transposase; protein product: MIFNNQTQGETLPKGYHHLTYDQRCQIYILKARGDTSSSIANILKVHHSTISRELKRNKGQRGYRHQQAQEKAFLRKNSQPNKKMTPQIVTRIEEKIKLQWSPIQISGWLKRHGKEHVSHETIYNHIWKDKRQGGQLYRELRHRGKKYNKQRKGASGRGNMPGRIDIKQRPCIVEKKTRLGDWELDTVIGAGHKGVIVSMVERTSKLTKLAKVSHKTAEEVSQALIEQLKPIKDFVHTLTADNGKEFAYHQMVSFELETDFYFATPYHSWERGLNEHTNGLVRQYFPKTQSFLDTTSKDIERVETLLNNRPRKALNFETPLEVFTRLSTNMLCSGAQ